In the genome of Tannockella kyphosi, one region contains:
- a CDS encoding ABC transporter ATP-binding protein → MLKIKNLTKQYGEFKAVDDLTLEIPSGSIYGFIGHNGAGKTTTLKSIAGLLPIEQGNITVDNISLENNALEVKKIIAYLPDNPDLYEYLSGAAYLNFIGDVFGISAKDREERIHKYADMFELTKDLAQPISSYSHGMKQKLAIISAFIHQPKLLLMDEPFVGLDPKTSKELKELMREFCDQGNAIFFSTHVLEVAEKLCDHIAIIKKGKLVVSGKTQEVIGNESLEDFFLDIGDDNA, encoded by the coding sequence ATGTTAAAAATTAAAAATCTTACAAAGCAGTATGGAGAATTTAAAGCAGTAGATGATCTTACTTTAGAAATACCTAGTGGTTCTATTTATGGATTTATTGGTCATAATGGTGCTGGGAAGACGACTACATTAAAAAGCATTGCAGGTTTATTACCGATTGAACAAGGAAATATTACAGTGGATAATATCTCTTTAGAAAATAATGCATTGGAAGTAAAGAAGATTATTGCTTATCTTCCGGATAATCCGGATCTATATGAATATCTTTCAGGAGCAGCATATTTAAATTTTATTGGAGATGTCTTTGGGATAAGTGCAAAAGATCGTGAAGAACGTATTCATAAGTATGCAGATATGTTTGAACTTACAAAAGACTTAGCACAACCAATTAGTTCTTATTCTCATGGGATGAAGCAAAAATTGGCTATTATTAGTGCTTTTATACATCAACCTAAATTATTATTAATGGATGAACCATTTGTTGGTCTAGATCCTAAAACATCAAAAGAATTAAAAGAATTAATGAGAGAATTTTGTGATCAAGGAAATGCAATCTTCTTTTCTACTCATGTTTTAGAAGTAGCAGAAAAACTATGTGATCATATTGCAATTATTAAAAAAGGAAAATTAGTTGTATCTGGAAAAACACAAGAAGTAATAGGAAATGAATCTTTAGAAGATTTCTTCTTAGATATTGGTGATGATAATGCTTAA
- a CDS encoding D-alanyl-D-alanine carboxypeptidase family protein, translating into MKYMFSFIVFLYLLIPINIYAFTGNSYVVIEGDSGQVLENQDMYDIQSVASISKIMTAIIAIENQSLDTMITVDEIVNEAWGSGIYVHIGDEISLQDLLYGLLLRSGNDGALVIAQSVAGDVCSFVELMNQKAKELNMEHTSFSNPTGLDEQDDGNLSCAYDMAILMRYCYQNPIFQEIIGTQEYQRLDGNGTWINKNKLLEMYEYCVGGKTGYTTLAKRTLVTIASKENMELIIVTLNCGDDFEFHQSKYIEYYELYESKLLLQKGILNIDSYRYILLEDIEINILEDDEVSIQFNNDILYILKNNQIVEQHTLIKYRFIRCFFFNFKQIFIN; encoded by the coding sequence ATGAAGTATATGTTTTCTTTTATTGTTTTTTTGTATCTACTAATACCAATTAATATTTATGCATTTACAGGAAATAGCTATGTTGTAATAGAAGGAGATAGTGGACAAGTCTTAGAAAATCAAGATATGTATGATATTCAAAGTGTAGCATCAATATCCAAAATAATGACAGCAATTATAGCAATTGAAAATCAATCTTTAGACACAATGATTACAGTAGATGAAATAGTAAATGAAGCCTGGGGTAGTGGGATATATGTACATATTGGAGATGAAATAAGTTTACAAGATTTATTGTATGGATTACTTTTACGGAGTGGGAATGATGGAGCATTGGTAATCGCCCAAAGTGTAGCTGGTGATGTTTGTAGTTTTGTAGAATTGATGAATCAAAAAGCAAAAGAATTAAATATGGAACATACTAGTTTTTCTAATCCAACAGGATTAGATGAGCAAGATGATGGGAATTTATCTTGTGCATATGATATGGCTATTTTAATGAGATATTGTTATCAAAACCCAATCTTTCAAGAAATAATAGGAACTCAAGAATATCAAAGATTAGATGGGAATGGCACTTGGATAAATAAAAATAAACTATTAGAAATGTATGAATATTGTGTAGGTGGTAAGACTGGTTATACCACTCTTGCAAAAAGGACATTGGTTACGATTGCTAGTAAAGAGAATATGGAATTAATTATTGTTACGTTAAATTGTGGGGATGATTTTGAATTTCATCAAAGTAAGTATATTGAATACTATGAGTTATATGAAAGTAAATTATTATTACAAAAAGGGATACTAAACATTGATTCTTACCGTTATATTTTATTAGAAGATATTGAAATCAATATCTTAGAAGATGATGAAGTATCCATTCAATTCAATAATGATATCTTATATATATTAAAAAATAACCAAATAGTAGAACAACATACTTTAATAAAGTATCGATTTATTCGATGTTTTTTCTTTAATTTTAAGCAAATATTCATAAATTAG
- a CDS encoding Cof-type HAD-IIB family hydrolase: protein MGKYIFIDIDGTLVNEENKVSQKNKEAIDKARSNGHRVYLCTGRAKCSTTEVRQQLNLDGYICAGGSYIVTKEECIYASYLESPVLQKIRDVLEEYQLGYGLEGTNTTYMTEGIIYSFFEHSKLTKKEIESKITEIKRVYNVVDIQEYQGEPIHKVCCNSKTKEALLKAQELLKDEFTFINHGINDAEILKNQLSKASAIQLILEHMGAKQQDTIAIGDSMNDFEMVQFAQIGIAVANAKKELIEVADMVVCDFREDAIHDAFIKLNLI from the coding sequence ATGGGGAAATATATATTCATAGATATTGATGGCACATTAGTAAATGAAGAAAATAAAGTTAGTCAAAAAAACAAAGAAGCTATTGATAAAGCGAGAAGCAATGGGCATCGAGTTTATCTTTGTACAGGTAGAGCAAAATGTAGTACGACAGAAGTGCGTCAGCAATTAAATTTAGATGGTTATATTTGTGCTGGAGGAAGCTATATTGTAACAAAAGAGGAATGTATTTATGCTAGTTACTTAGAATCTCCTGTACTCCAAAAAATAAGAGATGTTTTAGAAGAATATCAATTAGGATATGGATTAGAAGGGACAAATACTACTTATATGACAGAAGGAATTATCTATTCTTTCTTTGAACATTCTAAATTAACAAAAAAAGAAATAGAATCGAAAATAACAGAAATAAAGCGTGTTTATAATGTGGTAGATATTCAAGAATATCAAGGAGAACCGATTCATAAAGTATGTTGTAATTCAAAAACAAAAGAAGCTTTATTAAAAGCACAAGAATTATTGAAAGATGAATTTACTTTTATAAATCATGGTATAAATGATGCAGAAATATTAAAAAATCAATTATCAAAAGCTAGTGCTATCCAACTTATTTTAGAACATATGGGAGCCAAACAACAAGATACTATTGCAATAGGGGATAGTATGAATGATTTTGAAATGGTTCAATTTGCACAAATAGGTATTGCTGTTGCAAATGCCAAAAAAGAACTGATTGAAGTAGCAGATATGGTTGTTTGTGATTTTAGAGAAGATGCCATTCATGATGCATTTATAAAATTAAATCTAATTTAA
- a CDS encoding HAD family hydrolase, giving the protein MDKKVIFIDVDGTLYQHDKAVSLKNVQAIKEARKNGHFVFICTGRNLCSISKEIINIGFDGIVCSAGGHVEVEGKEIHSSYIPSKTVHHILDIFNRNKMEYALEATKHTFMSKHMADYFLEDITNKPNSEKARLIEAIHNEFTSKSMDDYQEEHIHKISFVSKDEASLEEPRKLLEKDFFFVIHELSQTITINGEIILKKTNKATGIMHVLDFINKKQEDTIGIGDSMNDYQMIEYVAYGIAVGNACQALKNISDMVARDAKDDAIYHVFKEMGII; this is encoded by the coding sequence ATGGATAAAAAAGTTATATTTATAGATGTAGATGGGACATTATATCAACATGATAAAGCTGTTAGTTTGAAAAATGTTCAAGCAATAAAAGAAGCTAGAAAGAATGGTCATTTTGTTTTTATTTGTACTGGTAGAAACCTTTGTAGTATTAGTAAAGAAATAATAAATATTGGATTTGATGGGATTGTTTGTAGTGCCGGAGGACATGTAGAAGTAGAAGGCAAAGAAATACATAGTTCTTATATTCCTAGTAAGACAGTGCATCATATTTTAGATATTTTTAACAGAAATAAAATGGAATATGCCTTAGAAGCAACAAAGCATACTTTTATGTCGAAACATATGGCAGATTATTTTTTAGAAGATATTACAAATAAACCAAACTCTGAAAAGGCAAGATTGATAGAAGCTATTCATAATGAATTTACGTCAAAAAGCATGGATGATTATCAAGAAGAACATATTCATAAGATATCTTTTGTTAGTAAAGATGAGGCTTCTTTAGAAGAGCCTAGAAAGTTATTAGAAAAAGATTTCTTTTTTGTGATTCATGAATTAAGTCAAACAATTACTATTAATGGTGAAATTATTTTAAAGAAAACAAATAAAGCTACTGGAATTATGCATGTGTTGGATTTTATAAATAAAAAACAAGAGGATACTATTGGGATTGGTGATAGTATGAATGATTATCAAATGATTGAATATGTTGCTTATGGTATAGCAGTGGGAAATGCTTGCCAAGCATTAAAGAATATTAGTGATATGGTCGCAAGAGATGCAAAAGATGATGCAATCTATCATGTATTTAAAGAAATGGGGATAATATAA
- a CDS encoding HAD family hydrolase codes for MDKKIIFLDVDGTTCLPGKLVSEKNRYAIKKARENGHLVYFCTGRAKCSLGEDVSSIECDGYVLSAGGYVENNGRIISETTIDTSVVRKLKDALEIEGIAFIFESTKCTYITDDFIHGFIGGQRDLSQQVYQKEMDVAYASFCPVPMQDWDGQGIQKVCFATNKKDALNKIENEFKDYFTVIEHSVFCSEYLVGEIIIHGTSKATGIQLIVDDLGCGFENTIGLGDSMNDYPMIQSVAYGVSMKHAPDELKKASKMVARDAGEDALYYVFRAIELI; via the coding sequence ATGGACAAAAAAATAATCTTTTTAGATGTAGATGGAACTACTTGTTTACCTGGAAAACTAGTTAGTGAAAAAAACAGATATGCAATAAAAAAGGCAAGAGAAAATGGTCATCTTGTTTATTTTTGTACAGGTCGTGCAAAATGTAGCTTAGGAGAAGATGTTTCTTCGATTGAATGTGATGGTTATGTATTATCGGCAGGAGGATACGTAGAAAATAATGGAAGAATAATTAGTGAAACAACGATTGATACATCCGTTGTTCGTAAATTAAAAGATGCTTTAGAAATAGAAGGAATTGCTTTTATTTTTGAAAGTACGAAATGTACCTATATAACGGATGATTTTATTCATGGATTTATTGGTGGACAAAGAGATTTAAGTCAACAGGTTTATCAAAAAGAAATGGATGTGGCTTATGCATCATTTTGTCCGGTACCAATGCAAGATTGGGATGGACAAGGTATTCAAAAAGTGTGCTTTGCAACGAATAAGAAGGATGCTCTAAATAAAATAGAAAATGAGTTTAAAGACTATTTTACTGTCATTGAACATTCTGTATTTTGTAGTGAATATTTAGTAGGTGAAATAATCATACATGGAACTAGTAAAGCAACAGGTATTCAATTAATAGTAGATGATCTAGGTTGTGGATTCGAAAATACGATTGGATTAGGTGATAGTATGAATGACTATCCAATGATTCAAAGTGTTGCTTATGGAGTTAGTATGAAACATGCACCTGATGAGTTAAAGAAAGCTAGTAAAATGGTAGCTCGAGATGCAGGGGAAGATGCTCTTTATTATGTTTTTAGAGCAATAGAGTTGATATAG
- a CDS encoding NAD(P)-dependent alcohol dehydrogenase: protein MKGYAMKKIGSTGWLEKEIPTIGPNDALVRPTAVSPCTSDIHTVWAGALGERTDMILGHEAVGVVEEVGELVTDFKKGDRVLVAAITPDWNSVEAQKGFPMHSGGMLAGWKFSNFKDGVFAEYFHVNDADGNLAHIPDEVDDISAVMLCDMMPTGFHGVELADIKFGETVLVVGIGPVGLMAVAGAKLRGASEIYAVGSRPNCIEIAKEYGATHIINYKNGTIEEQVMALTNGEGVDKVIVAGGDNDTFITAVKVMKPGGIVGNVNYLGEGEYLRIPRVEWGCGMGHKTIAGGLMPGGRDRLEKLLAMVKIGRVDPSKLVTHKFDGFEHIEEALYLMKDKPSDLIKPVVIMK from the coding sequence ATGAAGGGTTATGCAATGAAGAAAATAGGTTCAACAGGATGGTTAGAAAAAGAAATACCAACTATTGGGCCAAATGATGCTTTAGTTAGACCAACAGCAGTATCACCATGTACATCTGATATTCATACAGTATGGGCTGGTGCTTTGGGAGAAAGAACAGATATGATCTTAGGCCATGAAGCAGTAGGTGTGGTAGAAGAAGTAGGTGAGTTAGTAACTGATTTTAAAAAAGGCGATCGTGTATTAGTGGCCGCTATTACACCAGACTGGAATTCAGTAGAAGCTCAAAAAGGATTCCCTATGCATTCAGGTGGGATGTTAGCAGGATGGAAATTCTCTAATTTTAAAGATGGTGTATTTGCTGAATATTTCCATGTTAATGATGCAGATGGTAACTTAGCACATATTCCAGATGAAGTAGATGATATTAGTGCAGTTATGTTATGCGATATGATGCCAACAGGATTCCATGGTGTTGAATTAGCAGATATTAAATTTGGTGAAACTGTATTAGTAGTAGGAATTGGACCAGTAGGTTTAATGGCTGTTGCAGGTGCTAAATTACGTGGAGCTTCCGAAATTTATGCGGTAGGTTCTCGTCCTAATTGTATTGAAATAGCAAAAGAATATGGAGCTACTCATATTATTAATTACAAAAATGGTACTATTGAAGAACAAGTAATGGCTTTAACAAATGGTGAAGGTGTTGATAAAGTAATTGTTGCAGGTGGAGATAATGATACATTTATTACAGCTGTAAAAGTAATGAAACCAGGTGGTATTGTTGGTAACGTAAACTACTTAGGTGAAGGTGAATATTTAAGAATTCCTAGAGTTGAATGGGGATGTGGTATGGGTCATAAAACAATTGCAGGAGGATTAATGCCTGGTGGACGTGATCGTTTAGAAAAACTACTAGCTATGGTAAAAATAGGAAGAGTAGATCCTTCTAAGTTAGTAACTCATAAATTTGATGGCTTTGAACATATTGAAGAAGCATTATACTTAATGAAAGATAAACCATCTGATTTAATTAAACCAGTAGTAATCATGAAATAG
- a CDS encoding diguanylate cyclase domain-containing protein, producing MEQYLFDQKIHNKLIEPIICVDLDVRKVVYCNEACKYLELIHEDMSIEELSKVIVAKESYHTIAKQVINMDKECVVQSVEMITNGESTVHGDLHITHGKDCDRQLYFMLRYKPEDVQYVFMKNRCFELIYTMSFSYPFCLNIEKKEIHFIGPVLSHFKVAPIMKNYPEEVIHAGVIHKDDIEIFRDVVRCMYQGIHTDHVFRTYTDDGTILWYTAKYVVSRDKYGNPVEIVGEFVNVQEIKELEIKMHTDELTGCYNKNAFQMMVSEKLSSSTQDDKHALIIVDVDNFKTINDNLGHPYGDTVLKEMGDKLHTIFHDGEYIGRIGGDEFMIFVPCLQGKQKLINYLEQVIVEFNQTFLGKTREYKTTASIGVATYPQDGFVFQDLYDCSDMALYDVKSRGKNAYRFYQASMSQGNMNNTTPFDVASRALSQHFDKQLISDIFSLLTQALDYEASINKVLELLGRRFNAQRCYIFEFIKDDSYHFDNTYEWCQQGFISQKDNLKSVPKEIYQPMINNSNEDGVFYCNDLSVFQGEPIQKIMVEQNIQSFLISFNKFDGEVVNMIGFDDCTKARIWSPIEIATLMHASKIIAQSLKYNSLMKASERMARDKLRVLDELNSYAYIIDDETAQLLYFNVELKKAFPNVKKGDFCYQVLHGKNERCTNCPILKMKDKNKLKYRCIMPIQKLNQNMLVNTTYLGQFEGRSSTFFSCGNLEDLDDYENDYIKDCFL from the coding sequence ATGGAGCAATATTTGTTTGATCAAAAAATTCATAATAAATTAATTGAACCAATAATCTGTGTTGATTTAGATGTTCGAAAAGTGGTTTATTGTAATGAGGCTTGTAAATACTTGGAACTTATTCATGAAGATATGTCGATTGAAGAATTATCGAAAGTTATTGTTGCTAAAGAAAGTTATCATACCATTGCAAAACAAGTTATCAATATGGATAAAGAATGCGTTGTTCAAAGTGTGGAGATGATTACGAATGGAGAGTCGACTGTTCATGGTGATTTACATATCACACATGGAAAAGACTGTGATCGACAACTATACTTTATGCTACGTTATAAACCAGAAGATGTTCAATATGTATTTATGAAAAATCGTTGTTTTGAGTTAATCTATACAATGTCTTTTTCTTATCCGTTTTGTTTGAATATTGAAAAAAAAGAAATCCATTTTATTGGACCTGTTTTATCCCATTTTAAAGTAGCTCCAATTATGAAAAATTATCCAGAAGAAGTGATTCATGCCGGTGTTATTCATAAGGATGATATTGAAATATTTAGAGATGTTGTTAGATGCATGTATCAAGGAATACACACGGATCATGTTTTTAGAACCTATACAGATGATGGTACTATTTTATGGTATACAGCTAAATATGTTGTGAGTCGTGATAAATATGGTAATCCAGTTGAAATTGTCGGTGAATTTGTTAATGTGCAAGAAATAAAAGAATTAGAAATAAAAATGCACACAGATGAATTAACAGGTTGTTATAATAAAAATGCTTTCCAAATGATGGTCAGTGAAAAGTTATCATCTAGCACTCAAGATGATAAACATGCTCTTATTATTGTAGATGTGGATAACTTTAAAACAATCAATGATAACTTAGGACATCCTTATGGAGATACGGTATTAAAAGAAATGGGTGATAAATTACATACTATTTTTCATGATGGGGAGTATATTGGCCGTATTGGTGGTGATGAATTTATGATTTTTGTTCCTTGCTTGCAAGGAAAACAAAAACTCATAAATTATTTAGAACAAGTTATTGTTGAGTTTAACCAAACTTTCCTAGGGAAAACAAGAGAATATAAAACTACTGCAAGCATTGGGGTAGCTACATATCCTCAAGATGGATTCGTTTTTCAAGATTTATATGATTGTTCTGATATGGCATTATATGATGTAAAAAGCAGGGGCAAAAATGCTTATCGTTTTTATCAAGCGTCTATGTCTCAAGGGAATATGAATAATACGACACCTTTTGATGTGGCTTCTAGAGCTTTGTCACAACATTTTGATAAACAGCTTATTTCTGATATTTTTTCTTTATTAACACAAGCACTAGATTATGAGGCATCTATTAATAAAGTATTAGAATTATTAGGAAGACGTTTTAATGCACAAAGATGTTATATTTTTGAGTTTATAAAAGATGATTCTTATCATTTTGATAATACCTATGAGTGGTGTCAACAAGGATTCATTTCTCAAAAAGATAATTTAAAATCAGTACCCAAAGAAATTTATCAACCAATGATAAATAATTCAAATGAAGATGGTGTTTTCTATTGTAATGACTTATCTGTTTTTCAAGGAGAACCAATCCAAAAAATAATGGTAGAACAAAACATTCAATCATTTTTGATATCTTTTAATAAATTCGATGGAGAAGTGGTCAATATGATTGGTTTTGATGACTGTACAAAAGCTAGAATTTGGAGTCCAATCGAAATAGCAACCTTAATGCATGCTAGCAAAATCATTGCTCAATCTTTAAAATATAATTCTCTAATGAAGGCTTCAGAAAGGATGGCAAGAGATAAATTACGTGTTTTAGATGAACTAAATTCATATGCTTATATTATAGATGATGAAACTGCACAATTACTTTATTTTAATGTTGAACTAAAAAAAGCATTTCCTAATGTTAAAAAGGGTGATTTTTGTTACCAAGTATTACATGGTAAAAATGAAAGATGTACGAATTGTCCAATTCTAAAAATGAAAGATAAAAATAAATTAAAATATCGTTGTATTATGCCAATTCAAAAATTAAACCAAAATATGTTAGTAAACACTACTTATCTTGGACAATTTGAAGGTAGAAGTAGTACTTTTTTCTCTTGTGGTAATTTAGAAGATTTAGATGATTATGAAAATGATTATATAAAAGATTGTTTTTTATAA
- a CDS encoding DUF5662 family protein, with the protein MALLKHLKVINKHKYHVTRLCFRCGLYKQGILHDLSKYSPIELATGAKYFDGTRSPNGVERMEKGYSEAWLHHKGRNKHHWEYWVDFGLEGPSAAPMPMCYLIESFLDRIGATIVYRGKDFKVDDPLIYYNRTRPYYIIEEKTDEILLDLLNYLANSDIDQTIEYIKKEYVNKTK; encoded by the coding sequence ATGGCTTTATTAAAACATCTAAAAGTAATTAATAAACATAAGTATCATGTTACTCGTCTTTGTTTTCGTTGTGGTTTATATAAACAAGGAATTTTGCATGATTTGTCTAAATACAGCCCTATTGAATTAGCTACAGGAGCTAAATATTTTGATGGAACACGTTCACCTAATGGGGTAGAACGAATGGAAAAAGGTTATAGTGAGGCTTGGTTACATCACAAGGGAAGAAATAAACATCATTGGGAATATTGGGTAGACTTTGGTTTAGAAGGACCTAGTGCGGCACCAATGCCAATGTGTTATTTAATAGAGTCTTTTTTAGATCGTATTGGAGCTACTATTGTTTATCGAGGGAAAGATTTTAAAGTAGATGATCCATTAATCTATTATAATCGTACAAGACCCTATTATATTATTGAAGAAAAAACAGATGAAATACTGTTAGATTTATTAAACTATCTAGCAAATAGTGATATTGATCAAACAATAGAATATATAAAAAAAGAATATGTAAACAAAACCAAATAA
- the scpB gene encoding SMC-Scp complex subunit ScpB codes for METQQYIDAIEGILFIVGDEGIDCLQLSKILEVSKAQATALLDDFVAAYHKRNIKGIQVVCFGGKYKLATNPEHFQYYQKLVEQTSATISNAALETLAIIAYNQPVTRSKVEEIRGVGSDTMIRKLVAKALIKEVGREDSLGMPILYGVTNEFMDAFSLTSLDELPDLQDVVQIEQDEDLFKTKYQEEM; via the coding sequence ATGGAGACACAACAATATATAGATGCTATTGAAGGAATTCTTTTTATTGTAGGTGATGAAGGGATTGATTGTCTTCAATTAAGTAAAATATTAGAAGTATCAAAAGCCCAAGCAACGGCTTTACTAGATGATTTTGTAGCTGCTTATCATAAAAGAAACATCAAAGGAATACAAGTAGTTTGTTTTGGTGGGAAGTATAAATTAGCGACAAATCCAGAACATTTTCAGTATTATCAAAAATTAGTAGAACAAACAAGTGCAACTATTTCGAATGCTGCTTTAGAAACGTTAGCTATTATTGCTTATAATCAACCGGTTACAAGATCAAAGGTAGAAGAGATTCGTGGGGTAGGAAGTGATACTATGATTCGTAAACTTGTTGCAAAAGCATTGATTAAAGAAGTTGGTAGAGAAGATTCTTTAGGGATGCCTATTTTATATGGAGTAACAAATGAATTTATGGATGCATTTTCTTTGACATCATTGGATGAGTTACCTGATTTACAAGATGTTGTTCAAATAGAACAAGATGAAGACCTGTTTAAAACAAAGTATCAAGAGGAAATGTAA
- a CDS encoding segregation and condensation protein A — protein sequence MEYNVVLEDFQGPLDLLLHLVKEHELQLENIELSVITEQYLTYIQCMDSTNLEVMSEYLVMAADLIEMKSKMLLPKEVVNIQDDYQEDPRTALIRRLIEYKRYKDVLDEIREKYLYRQTFIVKPSENMDEYVVDSSTMIPDNLEVYDLMKAMQKMFQRKLLSKPLDTHITRKDISVDERTLQIRDYFKTRVNKRVEMSELFDRTDRFYFVVTFISLLVLAKDNEIEIIQDDLFENIYIEGKL from the coding sequence ATGGAATATAACGTAGTATTAGAAGATTTTCAAGGACCTTTAGATTTGTTATTACATCTAGTAAAGGAACATGAATTACAATTAGAAAATATTGAACTATCAGTTATTACAGAACAGTATTTAACGTATATTCAATGTATGGACTCAACGAATCTTGAAGTGATGTCTGAATATTTAGTAATGGCTGCAGACTTAATAGAAATGAAAAGTAAAATGTTATTACCAAAAGAAGTAGTCAACATTCAAGATGATTATCAAGAAGATCCTAGAACAGCCTTAATCCGTCGTTTAATTGAATACAAACGATACAAAGATGTACTAGATGAAATTCGTGAAAAATATCTTTATCGTCAAACATTTATTGTAAAGCCTAGTGAAAATATGGATGAATATGTGGTAGATAGTTCAACAATGATACCAGATAATTTAGAAGTGTATGACTTAATGAAAGCAATGCAAAAAATGTTTCAAAGAAAACTCTTATCAAAGCCTTTAGATACACATATTACTAGAAAAGATATTAGTGTTGATGAAAGAACATTACAAATAAGGGATTATTTTAAAACAAGAGTAAATAAAAGAGTAGAAATGAGTGAATTATTTGATCGAACAGATCGTTTCTATTTTGTAGTAACTTTTATTTCTTTATTAGTATTAGCGAAAGATAATGAAATAGAAATTATTCAAGATGATTTGTTTGAAAATATTTATATAGAGGGGAAATTATAA
- a CDS encoding spore germination protein, with amino-acid sequence MIENPSFDCKKRVIDYRGEIVTIYFLSSLCKEDLIAYLVHGIVEDKGKDFLDCLNNGDVSLQMDTNKLEYALYSGCCVLFYKKLSYVLEMRNFPSRSIQEPETEKSVRGAKDGFNENLVVNVALLRRRIKSPTFLCMVETIGSTNKIDICLCYLEDKIEADLLKQVKSRISKIKANDFIMSDRAIEELIMDQGYNPFPLVRYSERPDVVATHIVHGYLAVIVDTSSSVIMLPTTLFELLENVEEYRQAPIIGTSVRLLRYFAVFLSVFMIPIWFFHTDVTNLLIIQVFIVDVAIELLRLATIHTPTSLSNAMGVVAAILLGQFAINLGMFSEEVLLVSAISNISGFANPSYELSLTNKYIRMLGVIVFYFFREAGMITYFVILFFYLLSLRPFGHGYLYPLIPFNNKAFIKHLIRKPK; translated from the coding sequence ATGATTGAAAATCCATCTTTTGATTGTAAAAAAAGAGTTATAGATTATCGAGGAGAAATCGTAACTATTTATTTTTTATCTAGCTTGTGTAAAGAAGATTTAATTGCTTATTTAGTTCATGGAATAGTAGAAGATAAGGGGAAGGACTTTTTAGATTGTTTGAATAATGGCGATGTTTCCTTACAAATGGATACAAATAAACTAGAATATGCACTATATTCAGGGTGCTGTGTCCTCTTTTATAAAAAATTAAGCTATGTCCTAGAAATGCGTAACTTTCCAAGTCGTAGTATTCAAGAACCAGAAACTGAAAAAAGTGTTCGTGGGGCAAAGGATGGTTTTAATGAAAACTTAGTTGTAAATGTAGCCTTATTACGTAGAAGAATTAAATCACCTACTTTTCTTTGTATGGTGGAAACAATTGGTAGTACGAATAAAATAGATATTTGTTTATGTTATTTAGAAGATAAAATAGAAGCTGATTTATTAAAACAAGTAAAATCTAGAATTTCTAAAATCAAAGCAAATGATTTTATTATGAGTGATCGAGCTATAGAAGAACTAATTATGGATCAAGGATATAATCCTTTTCCATTAGTTCGATATAGTGAAAGACCAGATGTAGTTGCAACTCATATTGTCCATGGTTATTTAGCGGTGATTGTGGATACTTCTAGTTCTGTTATTATGTTACCAACTACTTTGTTTGAATTATTAGAAAATGTAGAAGAATATCGACAAGCTCCTATTATTGGTACTAGTGTTCGATTGTTACGCTATTTTGCAGTATTTTTATCTGTTTTTATGATACCAATATGGTTCTTTCATACAGATGTTACTAATCTTTTAATTATTCAGGTGTTTATAGTAGATGTAGCGATTGAATTATTACGACTTGCTACGATTCATACACCTACGTCTTTATCAAATGCAATGGGTGTTGTAGCAGCTATTTTACTTGGACAATTTGCTATCAATTTGGGAATGTTTAGTGAAGAAGTTTTATTAGTAAGTGCCATTAGTAATATATCAGGATTTGCGAATCCTAGTTATGAATTATCATTAACGAATAAGTATATTCGGATGTTAGGAGTGATAGTTTTTTATTTCTTTAGAGAAGCAGGAATGATAACTTATTTTGTTATTTTATTTTTCTATTTGTTATCCTTACGTCCTTTTGGTCATGGTTATTTATACCCACTTATTCCATTTAATAACAAAGCTTTTATCAAGCATTTAATCCGTAAACCTAAGTAA